The segment AAGTGTGTTAAGACAATCATGGTATTACTAGAAACAGAATTAGACCCAGCTTTAATCAAGTTGATAAGATCATCAAACTTTTTATCTATTCTAGCGAAGGAATTATCCAAGCTCAACTACTCTCGGCCAGCCTCTTcatcatatttgtttcttttgtttactCACTCTTAGTCTCTATTTTTGTTCTCACACTCATGCTTCTTCTTCACTCTTCTGTTTCTTGCGGCTcaggctcttcttcttcttccttctttgtATTTTCTTCTCTGCTACTCTCCTTTGTAGCTTGTTTGATTTGGCTTGGAGAAGGTTAAACTGAAATAagattttgagagagagagagagagagagagagagagagagagagagagagagaggccgCCTGGCTGGAGACTAAAGTCATGGAATCAGAGCtacattataaaattttatagcaTAATACGTAGATCCTGGGAAGTGAGGATGGTTCAGAGATCGCAACAAGAACGTTTTGAATGGAGATGCGTTACTTGCATTACTATGGAGGCGTGTTGCGTTAAGTGCCTCTGTGACAAGACTTCagagacaaaaatataaaggaAATCAACTCCACCAAAAAGTGCATACTCTCACAACAATACAacgaaaaataattattgaagACGTTACAATATAAATTCAAAACAATGGAGATGATTATAAGATGGTAGATAATTTGaccacaaaaagaaaagaagaagacaatagATAGATACTATCCGGCAACTGATGCTCTGTTAAGCAAAAGAGTGAAAAATCCTCATGAACCAGTAAGGTTTATATAAAGTCAGAATGTGGCCAATGGTGAGTCCACAGAAAACAGCTGGTACATAGGCTATTGCAACAGCAATCCAGCTCAACACTTGATCATTTTCTTCCTTTACTATTTCATATACTTCTTCTCCTCCACTACCGCATGTTTCTTGAAGAGGAGCACCGCATAGGCCAGGATTCTCCGCGAATGAGGAACTATTCTGGCTTTGAATCTGAGTGCCTCGTGGTATTGGACCTTCGAGCATGTTGTTGGAGAAGTTCATCAACGCTAGAAACGAGAGTTTACCAAGCTCTGGCGGTATATTACCAGATAATCTGTTTTCGGACAGATCTAGTGATTGGAGATTGGTCAAGTTTGATATAGATGGTGGAATATGGCCAGTGAAAGCGTTGTTTGACATGTTGAGCACAATCAGTCCCTTCAGCAAACCGATGGATTGAGGAATATCTCCTTCCAGTCGGTTTCCGGAGACATCGATGGTTTTGTACATTCTGAAACCACTCCCAAGCAACTCCATCTCCGAACCTTTGATTGCTAGAACCACCGACTTGTGATAGTTCGAAAAGCTAAATCCCATAAACCTCTCTTGTTTGTTATCTGTAACGTATGCAACTGAAGACATTGCACTCCAGTTAGCAAAGTAATCCAACGGCATGACTCCAGTGAAGATATTTTTCGAAATATCGAAGATTCGAAGCCTGGGGAAACTCAGAGAATATATTGGCCCGTGGAACTCGTTAGAACGAATAACAAGAAACTGCAAATCAGGCAACAAACTCAACCAAGAAGGAAAAGTGTCGTTGAACATGTTGTCTTCAACGTTGAGAAACTCGAGGCGAGTGCAGTTCATCAAAGACCTGGGAAGCTCTCCTGATATCTGATTGCCACTGACATCAAGTGAAATCAATCCCACGCTGATAGATTCCTCAGGAAACTTACCAGAGAGGTTGTTGTTCCGGAGATGCAAGAGCGAAAGCATAGTGTTGAAACTCTTGAAACACCGAGGTATAGAGCCGATGAATCCGTTGTTGCTCAAAAGAAGCGTGTCGAGAGAAACCAATCCGCAGATCGTCGTCGGAATCTCTCCCGAAAATTGATTATCAGAGGCTGAAAAGAACCTAGTAGAGTTTGGTAACAAAGGAAATGGATCTTGAAAAGCGTTTGAACTTATATCGAGCATTTCTAATGGACTTGTCTGAATAGCATCTTTTGGTCCGTCAAAGCCGGTTAGAGCATTCTTCGAAATGTCAACGTACACCAGCTCTGACATCCATAACCAATCCGGTACTCGCCCTTTGATCCGGAAAATGAATTTGACCGACATCAAAGTGCACCAGTTTGGAGAAGCTACTCATGTTAGATGGGAGGTTACCTTCTAAATTGTTAGAACGTAGGTCGATCCACGTAAGCTCGGTTAAGTTGAGTAGTGCATGGTGAAAGTTCCCACTGAGCTTGCTCGTCGAGAGTAGCAGCTTTGTTAGTCGGTTTAGTTTGCCCATAGATTCTGGTAGCTCACCGGTGAAACCATTGCCTTGAAGATCAAGATGAGTGAGATAAGAAA is part of the Brassica rapa cultivar Chiifu-401-42 chromosome A09, CAAS_Brap_v3.01, whole genome shotgun sequence genome and harbors:
- the LOC103841491 gene encoding LOW QUALITY PROTEIN: receptor-like protein 47 (The sequence of the model RefSeq protein was modified relative to this genomic sequence to represent the inferred CDS: inserted 2 bases in 1 codon) — encoded protein: MHSLRKMIVWSSFLVFSLSYSILAFASSPAKHLCRPDQRDALWEFKSEFHFSGMAPNEKTQRWLNNTDCCFWDGVSCDLKTGNVIDLDLCGSSLNGSLLSNSGVFKLQHLQSLNLSSNNLAGFLPDSIGNLKHLTVLQLYGCGFFGNIPSSIGNLSYLTHLDLQGNGFTGELPESMGKLNRLTKLLLSTSKLSGNFHHALLNLTELTWIDLRSNNLEGNLPSNMSSFSKLVXTLMSVKFIFRIKGRVPDWLWMSELVYVDISKNALTGFDGPKDAIQTSPLEMLDISSNAFQDPFPLLPNSTRFFSASDNQFSGEIPTTICGLVSLDTLLLSNNGFIGSIPRCFKSFNTMLSLLHLRNNNLSGKFPEESISVGLISLDVSGNQISGELPRSLMNCTRLEFLNVEDNMFNDTFPSWLSLLPDLQFLVIRSNEFHGPIYSLSFPRLRIFDISKNIFTGVMPLDYFANWSAMSSVAYVTDNKQERFMGFSFSNYHKSVVLAIKGSEMELLGSGFRMYKTIDVSGNRLEGDIPQSIGLLKGLIVLNMSNNAFTGHIPPSISNLTNLQSLDLSENRLSGNIPPELGKLSFLALMNFSNNMLEGPIPRGTQIQSQNSSSFAENPGLCGAPLQETCGSGGEEVYEIVKEENDQVLSWIAVAIAYVPAVFCGLTIGHILTLYKPYWFMRIFHSFA